The window TACTGCTACCTGGATTGCCCAAGCAATTGGTTTGAAAACTTATGCTTTGGATAATCCCAATGACAACATTAAAATGGGTACTTGGTATTTGGATCATACCCACGAAACGTATAACGGAAATTCTCTATTAGCTGTTGCCAGTTACAATGCTGGCCCGGGTAATGTATCCCAATGGATTCAAAGGTTTGGATTAACCGATCCTGATGAATTTGTCGAAGCTATTCCTTTTGGAGAAACCAAAGGTTACGTCAAGCACGTATTTGAAAATTACTGGAATTATATGCTTCTGTACAATCCCCAAATGTCAGAAATTTTAACTAAGTACGGTCATCGTACATGGCACCCTTGAAAGGCTAAATGGTAAAGGATGAAGGTTGAATGCTTTAATATTCTGGGTGCAACATTTTGTAGACAATAGCATTCAGTCAACGAAAATTTCATCCTTCATCCTTTATCATTCACAGTCTCTGTTTGCGATCGATTAATGGTTCACAATTATCCCATTCAGTTTTTAATACTGCTACCGAGGCTTGATACTCTGATTTATTCGGATTGTGGCAAACTAAAAAAACTCTATAAACGTTCAAATCAAGTTCAATAAATTCTCCCATTGCAGGTACTCTACTCAATTCAAGAATTTTTTGTTGGGACAGTTTATCAGGTGTTTCCTTTAAGTACAAACAAATTTTGATCATAGTGATGCTCCTCGACTAATTAACGAGCGATTTGTGTATTTGTTTGAGTATTTTTAGATAGTTAATGCTAAATAAAATTTAGTAAAATCTGGCTAAGTAGCTTAAAAAACTAACTTCAGTTGGCAATTTATCCATTTCGGTGGAATGTTACATAAATTTGCATTCAAACTCATCGGCTAGATTTCCTATCATGGCTTGCTGATTTTTTCTCAAACCCAAACCAGTGGGGTCAATCAAAAATCTAAAATCCAAAATCTAAAATCGATCGACGCTGGAGTTGCACGAGAAAGATACAATAGTTAACAAAATACTGCATTAAGTTGTCCCATCACCCTTCTTCCCAGACAACTACACAATGCAACCGAGCAAAATATGCCACAAAACTTAGACATGACAGATACAGAAATCAACAGCAAGACAAGAAACGAATATCTTGATGAATTACCGGGCGAAGTAGAGATGTCCCTGTTCGACCACTTAGAAGAGTTGCGGTGGCGCATTTTCTACTCTTTGATTGCTGTCGTGGTGGGAATAGCAGGTTGCTTCTTTTTTGTCAAGCCGCTGGTTAAGTTGCTGGAAGTGCCAGCACAAGGAGTAAAGTTTCTCCAATTAGCTCCAGGGGAATTCTTTTTTGTCTCTTTGAAAGTAGCTGGATATAGTGGGTTACTTTTAGCTACTCCGTTTATTCTGTACCAGGTTACGATGTTTGTCTTACCTGGATTAACTCGCCGGGAACGTCGGTTAGTAGGCCCAGTAGTTCTGGGATCTAGTTTTCTATTTGTGACAGGACTAGTTTTTGCTTATTCGCTTTTAATACCAGCAGCCCTTAAATTCTTTATTAATTATGGAGCAGGTGTAGTAGAGCAGTTGTGGTCGATCGATCGCTATTTTGAATTTGTTTTACTTTTATTATTTAGTACTGGTTTAGCTTTTCAAATTCCCGTTATTCAAGTTTTGTTAGGTTTGTTGGGAATTGTATCTTCTAAACAAATGTTATCTGGTTGGCGATTTGTTTGTTTGGGAGCGGTAATTTTGGGTGCTGTTCTCACTCCCTCTACTGACCCTTTAACTCAAGGTCTTTTGGCAGGGGCAGTACTTGGTTTATATTTCGGCGGTACTGGTTTAGTAATGTTGTTAGGAAAGTAATAAAGGATAAAGTATGAAGGGGGAAGGGTGAAATTTCTGTCTAGTAATCCGCCAAAGTAGTTTTGAGAGGTTAAAGAAACCCGGTTTTTCTAAAAAACCGGGTTTCTGGCTCTCCGACAACCAACCAAAATCTACTAGTTGATGTTATTGTCTATAAAATGTTTCGCCCAAAATATAAAAGCATTTAACCTTTAGCCTTCATCCTTCATCCTTGATTTGAATTTCGTCTAATTGGGATATCACTACATCTGCTTTTTCCAAATGAGCCGCCGCCGCACTTCCCCAACAGATACCGATACAACCTGCCGCGCCAGCATTACGAGCCATTTCAATATCGCCTGGGGAATCACCGACCATCAAAGTGGTACTTGGCTCTACTCCTAGTTTTTGGCAAGCTTGTAAAAATAAAGTGGGGTCTGGTTTACTTGGGCCTTCATCTACGCCCATTTCTAACTGTATGAAATCGCTCAATTGATGCCGCTGGACAAATTCTTTCACTCGTGCAGTTCTGGACGCTGACAGAATTCCTAATTTTAAGCCAGCTTTGGATAGAAAATCTAGCACTTCCAAACAGCCAACGAACAGTGGGGAAGGAGGAGTATTTTTCAAATATTGGTCGGCTTCTTCAAAAGCGCGTCGCGCGATCGCTAAAGATTCTAACCATCCTCGACCAGTCTCGGCAATATAAGCCGCCGCTGCAATCTCATTTTCTCGACGACTGCCAACCGCCATCAAACCAGTAGGATCGAGAGTATTGCCATTAATGCCGAACGCCATTAACAAGGGTTCGCCAGTACCGGGAATTTGAGCATCGATCAAACGCGATCGTTTTTGTCCCAAGTTCCGCAAAAATTCCTCAGAATTTTCTAGCGTGCCATCTTTATCAAAGATAACTGCTTGAATATTAGTAAAAATCACTTCCCGACAGCGAATAGTAACCAAAACTCTCTACTCCATTTTTATAATTAGCTTTTCTCCCCTCTGCCCCTGCCCTTTCCCTAGCCCCTAGCCCCTTCCCTCCAATAGCCAACAAAAAAAGAGGGAAAAGCCCTCTTTTGCCAACTAATTAGTTGCACCTTACCACAGTCGATCGAGAAATTAATCTTCTGTAGCAGATACGAATTCTTCTTCTGGAATATCTTCCACTGTCGGTTCTGGTTCGACTTCTGCTGTAGCTTCTGGAGTAGCTGCCGCTGCTGCGTTACCTTGTTGTTTAGCGCGTAACTGCTCCCGATACTTAGCCGCCATTTCTTCCGCCTGTTCATAGACGCGCTCGCGGTTTCTGATCATGTCACCCGGTTCGGGTTCAAGCTGCTTGGTTGAAAGAGAAATTCTACCTCTCTCAGCATCCAAATCAATGATCATGACCTTAATTTCATCATTGACATTGAAAACGCTGTGAGGAGTATCGATATGCTCGTGGGAAATTTCCGAAATGTGCAGCAGACCGCTGACACCACCAATGTCAATAAAGGCACCGTAGGGTTTGATTCCACGTACTGAACCAATCACTACTTCGCCTACTTCTAAGCGGTTCATCTTACGCTCAACCAGCGCCCGTCGGTGACTCAAAACCAAACGGTTGCGGTCTTCATCTACTTCTAGAAACTTCAGTGGCAGTTCTTCACCCACTAGGTCTTCCTTGGGTTTGCGGGTGCTAATATGGGAACCAGGAATAAAGCCACGCAAGCCTTCAATTCTCACCAAAGCGCCACCGCGATTGGTCGCAAACACGCCAGAGCGGACAGTGGCATCTTCCGCTTGCAATTGACGTACTCTTTCCCAAGCCCGCATATACTCGATACGGCGAATGGATAGAGTTAATTGTCCTTCTTCGTTTTCATCTGTAAGGATGTAAAACTCACGAGTTTCGTTAGATTGCAGCACTTCCTCTGGAGCGTCAACCCGGTTAATTGACATCTCTTGAATGGGAATATATGCGGCTGTTTTAGCACCTATGTCAATCAGAGCACCTCTTGGCTCTATACTGAAAACCGTACCAGCTACAATATCACCAGGATTAAAGTGATAATCATACTTATCTAGTAGAGCGGCAAAGTCGTCGTGCGTAAATCCAATTTCTGCGATTGCTGTTTTCTGATTGACCATGCGAATTGTTTCCTGCAAGTTGTCTCCGTAAAAATTTTCCTCTCTTGACGCTTTCCCCGTCGCGAACGAGTAGGGATTTTAACCATTACTGGTTAGGTTTCCTCTTTCTCAGGGCAAATCTCTCGATCGACTATCTCTTACGAGCAATGCCAAACTGATTAATCGTTCAATAGAACCAATTAGCGAGTTTAGCTTAGTTGATTTTAGAAGGCCATATTTCTAGAGGCTTACTAGAATATTTACCTAGCGTTCTCGTGCGCCCACGATACGTTAAATGTAGATGCAATATGCACTGTTGAGGGTGCAGCCTACACCTACTTGACACTCCTCGACTTTTAGATACGAGGATTCTTGGGCTGAACACTGCCTCCACCAAGTAATCTTAGTTTTGGCCTTACACATTCATGTCTAGTCCGACTACACCTTTTACAGCAAGCTCTCTGATGGACTACTCCCCAAGCGTAACTTTCCGCGTGTCCCACGGTAGTTTAATTTTCTCTTTGTCCTGACAGGCAAGGACTTAATTTTACACCAATAAACTATTTTAAACGATCTCCCGTCCTAATATATAATTTTTATTTGCGGTTTGGCTGCCATAGCTGTTAAGCTGCCGGAGCATATGAGCTTGTCTGCTTAGACTGAAGGGAAAGATTTTACCAAATTACAAGAATGCAAAAATTTTACCCGCCAACGAAGTAGGGGCATATTTTAGCCAAATGGTATTTTTATTTTTTAACTTAATTTTTTACGTTTTAAACCCGTCAAAAGTTTTTTGATAATTAAGAATGAGTGACAAAAGAAGCAGGAGTTTTTGATTCGGAGGTATCTTCTAAGTACATTTCACCACACATTTCTGCTGGTTTATTTAGTGCAGGAGTTGAAGTGCTTGTACTGAGATGGTTTAAGGTATCTACAAAATCTCTGATGCTTTGGAATTGACGGTAAACAGAGGCAAAGCGGACGTAAGCAACTTCGCTGATCGATCGCAGTTTTTGGAGAACCAGTTCACCAATTTCGCTGCTGGTAACTTCTCTTACGTCTCGTTGCTGGAGATCCGATTCAACTTCATCAACGAAAGATTCGATTTGAAGTTGGGGAATCCCGGTTTTTTCGCAGGCGCGAACTATTCCCCGCAAGAGTTTAGAACGATCGAAACACTCTCTCCGATTATCCCGCTTGATCACTGTAACCGGAACAAATTCGATTTGTTCGTAAGTAGTGAAACGACGCTTACACCTCAGACATTCTCGCCTTCGCCGGATACTTTGCCCTGCTTCTGCAGAACGGGATTCCAGGACGCGATTATCTGGGTAGTTGCAGAAAGGACAGCGCATTTTTTTGTCCTATAGCTTAAGTATATTAGTAGTAATGTTGGCATCTTTCTTGCCATTTGGCTAAAAAAGCCAAAGCCAGCTGTTACCTTTTGATCTATTAGGCGATGGAATCGCTAGATCGGTAGCAGCGGCTTGTTTGTTGAATTTTTGGTTTTACAACCGGACAGATAAAGACCGAGTGGTTATTTCTTTTCAATGCGAGGGGGTTCGCGGAAAGCGATCGCAAAGAAGAGAACGCCCAAAGCTAAGGTGAAAATCAAAATGTAAGCAATGCTTTCCATCTTTATATTACCGCTGATTACTCAAGCCATCATTTTTGTAGGCATTGAGAGGAAAACGGGGCGGGGTTTACCGCTTCCTGTGAACAATTAAAAATGTTGTTTGACTAATTCAGTCAATTATTAGTTTATCAAGGGATTGGCGATTGGAGAGCGAAGATAGGAGATCGAAGAAAATAATTATTTATTTTGCTCGTTTCCTTTTTCACCGCTTCCCAACCACCAGTACCGAGAAGATTAAACAGCCTCTTTGCGGGTAGTTTTGTCACCCACTTTTTGATAGAAGCCCCATTCTACTTGCTCTTCCGACAGTTCTGGGTCTACACCAGCAAACACATCGCGGAACAGAGTCCGAGATCCGTGCCAAATATGACCGAAGAAGAACAGCAGCGCAAATACGGCGTGTCCGAAAGTAAACCAACCGCGAGTGCTGGTGCGGAATACACCGTCAGAATTGAGGGTGGCCCGATCGAACTCAATTGGTTCGCCCAATTGAGCCTTACGAGCAAATTGCTTCACATCTGTTGGGTCGCTAAAGGTTTTCCCATCTAGTGCGCCACCGTAGAAACTAACAGTAACGCCTGCTTGCTCGAAGCTATATCTGGATTCAGCACGACGGAATGGAATATCTGCACGGATAACTCCATCTTTGTCGGTGAGAACCACGGGGAAAGTTTCAAAGAAGTTGGGCATCCGGCGAACGGTCAACTCGCGGCCTTCAGCATCTTTGAATACGGGGTGGCCCAGCCATCCTTGGGCAATTCCATCACCCTTGTTCATCGGGCCGACGCGGAACAGACCGCCTTTGGCAGGGCTGTTACCAACATAGTCATAGAAAGCCAGTTTTTCTGGAATAGCGGCGTAAGCTTCCGAAAGACTTGCACCTTCTGCCACGCTAGCTTGTACGCGACGGTTAATTTCTTGTTGGAAATAACCTTGATCCCACTGATAGCGGGTCGGGCCAAATAGTTCGATCGGTGTAGCTGCGCTGCCGTACCACATCGTACCTGCCACCACGAAGGCAGCAAAGAATACTGCGGCGATACTGCTGGAAAGTACGGTTTCGATGTTCCCCATCCGGAGAGCTTTATACAAGCGCTCTGGTGGACGAACGGTTAAGTGGAACAACCCAGCAATGATTCCGACCACACCCGCAGCAATATGGTGAGCGACGATGCCACCAGGATTGTACGGGTTAAAGCCTTCCGGCCCCCATGCTGGCGCTACGGGTTGGACGCTTCCCGTCAAACCGTAGGGGTCGGATACCCACATTCCAGGGCCAAATAGTCCTGACAAGTGGAAAGCACCGAAACCAAAGCAAAGCAGACCGGACAAAAATAGGTGAATGCCAAACATTTTTGGCAAGTCAAGGGCAGGTTCCCCAGTGCGGGGATCTCTGAAGAGTTCCAGATCCCAGTAAACCCAGTGCCAAACGGCAGCTAGGAACAGCAGACCGGAAAGAACGATGTGAGCGGCAGCAACGCCTTCAAAGCTCCAGAAGCCAGGATCGATAACCGCCTTGTTAGGAATGATGCTCCAACCGCCCCAAGAGTCTGTTACCCCCAAACGGGCCATGAATGGCATCACGAACATCCCTTGACGCCACATGGGGTTCAGGACTGGATCGCTGGGGTCATAAATTGCTAGTTCGTACAAGGCCATAGAACCGGCCCACCCTGCCACCAGGGCAGTGTGCATTAGGTGTACAGAAATCAGCCGGCCTGGGTCGTTCAGGACAACTGTATGTACTCGGTACCAGGGTAGTCCCATTGACTACGCTCCTCCTCGATAAGTGTTGTTTGGCGCGAACTTTTATGCAGTTTGTTAAGGTTCTAGATCCTGAGGCTGTCTCCTAATGTCTTTATTTAAGACACTCTGAGCAGTTTAACAATGCCTTTTGGAAAATGAGAGTATTTAAAGAAGTGTAAACCGTGTAGGTGCCTATTGCAAGCAGATTTATCGGCTCGATCGAAGGCAGTATGGTTATTCTCCTGTTGCTTAGCGAGCAATTTTTAATTTTAGACTAGCGCTACAAAACTACAGAATGAATATTATTTAACTGACACATTGTTTGCGCTGCCGCTAGTCGCTCTAGCACTTGTTCGGCACTCATCAAGCGTTTTAGCACCACTTGACCGATTGTTTTCGCGCCAGGATCGACTTGAGCTTGGGGGCTAGGTTTCACTTCCACTGTTAATATGGCATCTTCGACGCGATAGAGCCATAACTTTTCGTTTTGTTCCACTAAGCAAATATTCATTCGCTCAATGTCAGGTCGGCGTCGCCAAGCGGTCTCGCTCCACAGACCATCGGACGCCCACACTCTACCAACTAACCATCCATCAGAAAGGAAAAAATACTTCACAACCTCTTGTCTGCCACTGTGTTTGTCAAATTATGACCTGTTTGGCCAAAAATTGCGCTGCTTTTGTAGTTTCATTGTAAAAGAAGCAAAATGTTGCATAAAATGGTTTTAATAGCAAGAGGCAGGGGCGTAAAAAATTTATTTAATCAGAGTTTTGGTTTATTTTTCCAGTTTTTCCATTTCTCTGTGCCATTGTTTTAATTTGGCGTCTCTTTCCTTTTGCTCTTTTGGGGAAGGGAGAGATAACCCATTGTTTGAATCGTATTTACCCTGATGCTTGGGTAAACCAAAAAAGTAATCAATAGCAGAATTGGGGTAAATTTTCTTTTCTCTTAGTAACTTTTCACAATTTGGTTGCCAGTAGCAAACGCGATCGCAAATTTCGCCCCCTAGTTGTCGGAGACGTTTCGCGGATAATTGAGAAGGGCCAAATAACATTAATTCGATGTTAGGCTGGCGGGGTAACAGCCGAGCTTCCTTACCCGCTCCTCGCAGAAATTCTACAACGAAATAATTGCCTAAATCAAAGATACAAATTTCGGTCGTTTCCTTGTTATTTTCAGCCAAAGTATCAACAGCTATTTGCAGTTGATAGCCCAGGCTGTCGAGCGAAGACTGGGGTAAAATAAGGCGAATTCTTTGAATGCGATCGCTATAATTTGCCCAAAAATCTCGCCTTTCTTCTAATTGCTGCCTTTCTTCGTCTGGCAATTCGAGCATTCTAATTAATAAATCGATTAAAGTTTGAAAGTAACCGTAATTAATCGTACCGATCCATTGGCTGAGATTAGCCTTGGCAGAGTCGGAAAATTGGTGCCATTTTGATTCATGATGAATGGGAGAATATTGCTGTTGCAGCCATTCAACAATTTTGCTCAGACGGGTAACTATTTGGCTCGAAACTTTGTCGAGTAGCTCTTCCACAGATGCTATTTGCTGTTGAGATGACATCTGTTGAAGACACCGCAACAACCATTCTACTTCTTGTCGATTAGAAAGTTGATTTTTAGCAAAAATTCCGGCGATGCAATCGAGTGCTATAGTAGCTTGGGAAATTGCACTAGGCAAGTTGGCAGTTTCTAAAAGTTCTTGGGGAGTGCGAAGATATTGCCAGCTAATTTTAGCTAAATTTTGAGCAGCGTCTTTTTGGGAAAGAGTTCTGATTAATTGAACTGGTAAACCATCATTTCCAGTAACGCGAATTGCAAACTCAGGGAAAGTTTCAACTAAGGATGAAGGTATTAAGCTTAATTGCTTATATTTAATTGCAACAGTATTAAATTTACTGTAATGAAGAGCTAAATGCCAAAACAAACGATATTTCAGCCAAGAATCATGAGTTGCTACTTGCCAAATTAGTTGAGATGTTTGTTTGGCAAGGTCGGGATGTTTGCGATCCCACTCGGTTTTGGCATAAAGACAATAAACCCATTCTAATTGAGTTATGCAATCGTCTTGTCCATTTTGAATATCTGTAATAATTTCGTCAACAGAGCGTGGTGAATTTGTCTTTATTTTGCGAATATTTAGGTTAATTACTAATTTATCAATGATTCTTTCACTAGCCCTTTTTAGTTTAGTTGGTTCCCACTGGGAAGGGCTAGGCGGCAGTTGCATTTGACGGAACTGAAAATTCATGATTCTTGACTTAAAAGGTTTGTAGTAATGACTTCAGTCCTTAGTCTTGAGGAATGAACTAATAATCAGTTTATTTTTTCGGAAATTTATTGTATAATTCAACTAAGTTTTCTCGGCGGAATTGGAAACGGAAAACCACTTTGCGATCGCGCGGTTCATCCACATTCTGTGTAGCATCGATTTCACCTCGGCCAGCCGCTAGCAGTTTTTGTTTAAATCGAGATTTAGCTGGAAATTTCATCTCATCTGATAAGATATAATCAGCCACAGATTTAGACCGTTGCAAACTTAAATTTAGGTTACTAGGATCGGAACCTTTAGAACTAGTGTGACCTTCAATAATTACACGAGCAATCTGTTTATCGAATTCCGGATTGGAAAATATCACTTTACTATATAGTGGGATAAAAGCTTGCAAAAACTTTTTTCCTTCTGGTTTTAGTTCTGCGCTAGCTTCATCAAACAGAATGCGATCGCGAATACTCACATCCCCAGTTTCCGGATCGACGGTGAGAACGTCTTTTCCTCCTACCTTCCCCTCTAGAGTTTGCACGATCAGTTGGGGGAGTGCTTGAAACGCCTTTTGGTATTGTTGCAACTCTTGTTGCAGTTTTTCCACTTCACGAATTTTTTCATTCAACTTTTGGATATGTTCGTTTAGCTGAATTTGTACGGTGATAAACAGAAGTGCGAAAAACATCAGCAAACCGGACATTAAATCGCCGATGGAAAGTAAGACGCTAGAATCTTCTGCTTCTTCGATTTCCGATTCGATTTCAGAGGTATATAAATCTCTCATTTCCCTATCCCAATTAAGGACTAAAGTCCTTACTACAAACGTTTGTAGTGAGGACTTTAGTCCTCATTCTTAATATCATCCCAACCACTTCCATAATCTCGCACTGGATATTTAATCCAAGAATCGCGCAGCCATTCTCTTCCATAATGATTCAAATACCAGTGAACGCTACTTTCAACCCAATCATAAGGAGATTTTACCCAACCATGCTTAACAGGATTGTAATGGATATAGTTAAGTGTTGTATAGTAGTGTCGTTCCGATCGAATAGCTCTGTCAGCATAACTATACCAAATTTGACGACCTGTTACATTTTCTTCAAGATTCCATTGACGAGATATCGATCCATGAACCGAACGAAATAGCTTACTTAAAAGATCGAAGTTTGTAACTTGTACTAAAAGATGATAATGATTAGGTAAAATCACCCAAGCCAGTAATTCCATGTCTCGATTGATCAAAGCTTCAAATAAATGATTTAGCAGTTGTTGGCGACGAGATTCATTTTTAATGTGAGACTTGTGTTCGTAACAAGCTGCTGTTAGTAAATCAAAAATGCGATCGCGTACTTGATGTGGTGGAGAATGAGGCGGGTAGCCATTAGCTAGGCGTTGCTGAACTAATTCAGCTTTTTGTTCTGGTGTTAATTTCCGATATTCATACATAAATAACATCCTTCTTAGTTTGCAATAAAGACTTTGGTTTGTAGTAAGGACTTTAGTCCTTAGTTTTGAGGACTAAAGTCCTCACTACGAACCTCTCGCTCCTAAATTATCTGCGGAAGCCACCAAATAATGTGCTACTTGCATCAAACCGTTGGAAGTTTCTTGCAAACCACTACAAACTTTGGCCATCGAGTTATCTGCTTCTTCAAAAAATTGATTTTGGGATGCAGTAACTCTCTCTAAATAATCGATCAGTTGATGATTCCCTACTTCTAAAGCTTGGTTAAATTGACTTACCATATTTTGATAAGCCGTTTCCACGCTTTGTACTTGTTCTTGTCCGGCTTGAAAAGAGCGATCTAATTGATTTACCATCTTTTCATAGGTAGTTGATAAACGCTGTGATTCTTCCCTAAATTGATTCACCATATTGTCATAAACACCTTGCACTCGCAGGACTTCTTGTCCGGTAATGCGAGCGAGTTCTTGTAATTGCGCCAAACGTTCGCTAGCATTTAAACCGACAGAATTAGCAAAATTACTAACTTTTTCGACAGTTACCCGAATATTAGCCATAGTTCGATCCACTTCTATGGTTAATTCTTTCCGTTTCTCTGTTTCTTCTCGGAAAACTCGCTCTAAATCTGCAACTACTTGCGCTAATCCTTGCTGTTGCTTGCCAAGTGTAGATTCTAAAAGATTATTTTGCTCGGTAAAAAATTCTTGCAGAGATGCTTGATAATTTACCCGAAATAGCTCTAATTCTTGCTGCACTGTCTGGCGCGTATTCTGAAGCATAGAATCAACATTTTGCAAGCTGCCAACCAAGTTTTCTTTCGCTTCATTCATCAATTGACAAGCTTCTGTTCCTACAGCTTGAATCGTGTCAGATTGACTTTGAAAAGCAGTATGAGCAGCTTTTAAAATATTGGTCATTCTTTCTTGCACTTCATCTAGCATTTTTCTTTCTTGTTCTGCTTGCGCGTGCAGGGATGCCATCAAATTTTCTCTAATTCCTCGAAACGTAGCAGCCGCATCTTGAGCGCTTTCTTGAAATGCGATTCTTTGCGCTTTCATTCCCTCAATACTTTCTCCAACACCAGAGCGAATTTCGGTAGCCATTTGCTGCAAAACACCCTGAGTATCGGTTTGGAATTGGCTTAAAATTTGTTGGAGATTAACGGCAAATTGTTGCAATTGTACGACAGTATCTTGCTGAAAGTTTTGGATTGTCAGAATAGAAGATGATAAACTTTGAGAAATGCCGCCTAATTCATTTTTCAATTCTCTCACAGCAAGGGAAGCTTCCTGAGTTAATTGTGCGCTTTGATCCAGTCTTCCCACAACAGGCTCAATTACTTCCATCCGCAGTGCTTGAATTAAATTATTTAAGATTTCTTGACCTTGATCCGCTTTAATTTCCCGTAAAGTAATTAATTCTTGGCGAATTTCTTGAAAGACAGGTGTCATTGTTAAACCAATTTGTTCGCCAATTTTTTGGGAACTAAATTGACTCTGGACTTCTACTATTTGGGCAAATCCAGTTCTCATTGTTTCGGCAGCACTGGTAATCGCAATCGCGGCATCTCTATTAGTATCTGGTTGCAATCTAGCGAACATTTGTCCAGGTGATTGCAATGCGGCAATTTTATCTAATTTAGTTCGTAAATTTTCCCGTTGTTGTTGTCTTTCTTGTTCACCCCATGCCAAAACTAAAGTGAAAATACTGGAAGCACCTAACCCCATCAGTGATGTGGAAAAAGCGGTTTTCATTCCTTCGAGTAATTGTCTAATTGATGGTAGCAATTCTTTAGTGTTTTCCAAGGAGCCTAAGCTAACATCCTGCAATCCCGTTTGAATGCCATAAAATGTTCCTAATACCCCGATCGCAACGAGTATACTGGGTACAAATCGCCATTGGCTGCGCGGTATTGAGCGAGTGAAAATGGTAGGATATTGTAACAGCAAAAATCGTCCTCCTTGAATTTCGGCTGCGTAAGCGTCACCGCTGAAAGTGACATCTCCTACTAAATATTCGCTAAACCAGTCGAGGAGAGGTTTCCAATTTTCTGGTGTGGTTTCTTGGGGATGTAATTCGATTTTACCTTTGCTAATTGTTACATCGTTTAATGTTTTGGTTAAGTATGCGATCGCATTTGCAATCGGGCGAATTTTCGCTCTCTGAGATCGCTGGTACTGCCTAACTGAGCTATACTCA of the Leptolyngbyaceae cyanobacterium genome contains:
- a CDS encoding transposase, which produces MYEYRKLTPEQKAELVQQRLANGYPPHSPPHQVRDRIFDLLTAACYEHKSHIKNESRRQQLLNHLFEALINRDMELLAWVILPNHYHLLVQVTNFDLLSKLFRSVHGSISRQWNLEENVTGRQIWYSYADRAIRSERHYYTTLNYIHYNPVKHGWVKSPYDWVESSVHWYLNHYGREWLRDSWIKYPVRDYGSGWDDIKNED